From Megalobrama amblycephala isolate DHTTF-2021 linkage group LG8, ASM1881202v1, whole genome shotgun sequence, the proteins below share one genomic window:
- the slc19a1 gene encoding reduced folate transporter, whose protein sequence is MVEESICNERTEDNKEEMRTDGNGHTVESVAPESVILESKEDLENQAQRTRSWIWSVVYLCFYGFMVQLKPGEPFITPYLLSAEKNFSREQVTNEITPVLSYSYMAVLVPVFLLTDYLRYKPVLILQSLSHVSIWLLLLLGTSLLEMQFMEFFYGITMAARVAYSSYIFSLVPATVYQRVASYSRSSVLMGVFTSSVLGQLCVSQGDVSYSTLSAVSLGFVSFGLLLSFCLPWPKRSMFFNRARLEEERKEAARSELARMKPEERDGSVAALGSNHTSFSLANSVFVQMLKELKNVVKVPSLRLWSLWWVFNSTGYYLVVFYVHILWNKVYPATENKHVYNGAVEAASTLLGAITSFAAGYVKIRWNLWSELVIGVITAAQAGLLLLMGLTGNIWVCYVAYALFRGFYQFLVPIAIFQIASSLTKELCALVFGVNTFLGTILKTVITLIVADKRGLALDVHSQFFVYFFYFTLLTVIYLGCSAFIITCHYRNQSAEQEATGGATATELSPMAAASDGTTAHNGAGIKT, encoded by the exons ATGGTGGAAGAGAGTATATGCAATGAACGGACAGAGGATAATAAGGAGGAAATGAGGACTGATGGCAATGGACACACTGTGGAGAGTGTGGCTCCAGAGTCAGTCATCCTTGAAAGCAAGGAAGACCTGGAAAATCAAGCGCAGAGGACCAGATCCTGGATATGGTCCGTCGTTTATCTTTGTTTCTATGGCTTCATGGTGCAGCTGAAGCCCGGAGAGCCGTTCATCACGCCGTACCTGCTCAGTGCAGAGAAGAACTTCTCCAGAGAACAG GTTACCAATGAAATCACCCCAGTCCTCTCATATTCCTATATGGCCGTGCTGGTGCCCGTGTTTCTGCTGACAGATTACCTTCGCTACAAACCTGTGCTGATCCTTCAGAGCTTGAGTCATGTTTCCATTTGGCTCTTGCTGCTTTTGGGCACCTCGCTGCTGGAGATGCAGTTCATGGAGTTCTTTTACGGCATCACCATGGCCGCCCGTGTGGCGTACTCCTCCTACATCTTCTCGCTGGTACCAGCGACGGTTTACCAGCGTGTTGCCAGCTATTCCCGCTCGTCGGTGCTCATGGGAGTCTTCACGAGCTCTGTGCTGGGTCAGCTGTGTGTGTCACAGGGGGACGTATCATACAGTACGTTAAGCGCGGTCTCTCTGGGGTTTGTCAGCTTCGGGCTACTCTTGTCCTTCTGCTTGCCGTGGCCCAAGCGTAGCATGTTCTTCAACCGAGCCCGCCTGGAGGAGGAGAGGAAGGAAGCGGCTCGATCGGAATTGGCCAGAATGAAGCCTGAGGAGAGGGATGGCAGTGTGGCAGCACTGGGCAGTAACCACACTTCCTTTTCCTTGGCaaattcagtgtttgttcagATGCTGAAGGAGTTAAAGAATGTTGTGAAAGTGCCTAGTTTAAGGCTTTGGAGCTTGTGGTGGGTGTTCAACTCCACTGGTTACTATTTAGTTGTGTTTTATGTGCACATCCTGTGGAATAAAGTCTACCCTGCCACGGAAAACAAGCATGTCTACAATGGAGCTGTTGAGGCTGCCTCTACATTATTAG GTGCAATCACGTCATTCGCAGCAGGCTATGTGAAGATTCGATGGAATCTGTGGTCTGAACTGGTGATTGGAGTGATCACCGCGGCACAGGCCGGTCTGCTGCTTCTCATGGGACTCACAGGAAATATCTGGGTTTGCTATGTGGCATACGCCCTGTTCAGAGGCTTCTACCAGTTCCTGGTGCCTATTGCCAT TTTCCAGATTGCCTCCTCTCTCACTAAAGAGTTGTGTGCTTTAGTGTTCGGAGTAAACACATTTCTTGGAACAATCCTGAAGACAGTCATCACTCTCATTGTGGCAGATAAGAGGGGATTGGCTTTGGATGTTCATTCTCAG ttttttgtttatttcttttacttCACTCTGCTGACTGTGATTTATCTGGGCTGTAGTGCCTTTATCATCACGTGTCATTACCGCAATCAAAGCGCAGAGCAAGAGGCTACGGGAGGAGCCACAGCCACTGAACTTAGTCCCATGGCAGCAGCGAGTGACGGCACAACCGCACATAATGGAGCCGGCATCAAGACATGA